In the Purpureocillium takamizusanense chromosome 5, complete sequence genome, one interval contains:
- a CDS encoding uncharacterized protein (EggNog:ENOG503P4EP~COG:S): protein MPDQQISNGGPASAEGRAIMNVTRTVMSNLEDQHDWTQVKIHDGQDFPRPLVRGLPPKRLYLHPDDQIEALSHEHKTGEKLFQDPEFEWVLPVHLTEKWSLARFAAVFDSIPQEPSRRAKRFVLASLHNDSTVVYYLMHEGMVKPRQN from the coding sequence ATGCCTGATCAGCAAATAAGCAACGGAggcccggcgtcggcagaAGGTCGCGCCATCATGAACGTCACACGAACCGTAATGAGTAATCTCGAAGACCAGCATGACTGGACTCAGGTCAAAATCCACGACGGTCAGGACTTCCCACGCCCACTCGTTCGGGGACTACCGCCCAAGAGGCTCTACCTACACCCGGACGATCAAATTGAGGCGCTTTCTCACGAGCACAAAACCGGCGAGAAACTATTCCAGGATCCCGAATTCGAATGGGTTCTGCCTGTTCATCTGACTGAGAAATGGTCTCTCGCCCGTTttgccgccgtcttcgactCGATCCCTCAAGAGCCCAGCAGAAGAGCAAAGAGATTCGTATTGGCCTCGCTCCACAACGACTCTACTGTCGTCTACTATCTCATGCATGAGGGGATGGTCAAGCCTCGACAGAACTGA
- a CDS encoding uncharacterized protein (EggNog:ENOG503NXYU~COG:Q) has translation MGHEFTGEVVEVGSSVTSVRVGDRVVSPFTVSCGKCFYCESGFTARCEKSLLFGSRFLDGGQAEYVRVPLADGTIFKAPDTISDQALLLMADIFPTGYFGVKSALTLSPTIDVEKSTMVVVGCGPVGLCAVLCALQRRPRHLFAVDSVASRLEVARKLGAVPLNFIDGDDMRQKVMDATEGRGADMIIEAVGHSPALRTAFDLARTFGAISSIGVHNGEIPWTGREGYGKNIRLQMGRCPVRHIFGEALAVLEKNQDKLGFMFDHIMPLTEAKEGYELFHNMKVQKVIFKP, from the exons ATGGGTCATGAGTTCACGGGTGAGGTAGTTGAAGTAGGGTCGAGCGTGACCAGCGTCCGCGTAGGCGACAGAGTGGTGTCGCCCTTCACCGTGTCGTG TGGAAAATGCTTTTACTGCGAGAGCGGGTTCACCGCTCGATGCGAAAAGAGCCTCTTGTTCGGCTCACGCTTCCTagatggcggccaggccgagtACGTGAGGGTGCCGCTGGCGGACGGGACGATCTTCAAGGCGCCGGATACCATATCCGACCAGGCTTTGCTGCTCATGGCGGACATATTCCCCACTGGGTATTTCGGTGTCAAGAGCGCGCTCACGCTGTCACCTACAATTGACGTCGAGAAGTCAACCATGGTCGTCGTGGGTTGCGGCCCGGTCGGCTTGTGTGCCGTCCTCTGCGCACTCCAACGACGCCCGCGACACCTTTTTGCGGTTGACAGCGTCGCAAGCCGGCTCGAGGTAGCTCGGAAGCTGGGTGCAGTGCCGCTGAACTTCATAGACGGCGATGACATGCGTCAGAAAGTCATGGATGCCACTGAGGGCCGCGGGGCCGACATGATTATCGAGGCTGTCGGCCACTCCCCAGCCCTGCGGACTGCGTTTGACTTGGCTCGTACCTTTGGGGCAatcagcagcatcggcgTCCACAATGGCGAG ATTCCTTGGACCGGGCGAGAGGGTTATGG CAAAAACATCCGCCTGCAGATGGGTCGATGCCCCGTTCGGCACATTTTCGGCGAAGCTCTAGCTGTGCTGGAGAAGAACCAAGACAAGCTTGG CTTCATGTTTGATCACATCATGCCCCTgaccgaggccaaggagggctATGAATTGTTTCATAACATGAAAGTGCAGAAGGTTATTTTCAAGCCATGA
- a CDS encoding uncharacterized protein (EggNog:ENOG503NXYU~COG:Q): protein MALPTTMKAVVFDGPFQISVQDRPVPKIQDDQDVIVKVQATALCGSELHVFRGHETTTNGFIMGHEFTGEVVEVGSSVTSVRVGDRVVSPFTVSCGKCFYCESGFTARCEKSLLFGSRFLDGGQAEYVRVPLADGTIFKAPDTISDQALLLMADIFPTGYFGVKSALTLSPTIDVEKSTMVVVGCGPVGLCAVLCALQRRPRHLFAVDSVASRLEVARKLGAVPLNFIDGDDMRQKVMDATEGRGADMIIEAVGHSPALRTAFDLARTFGAISSIGVHNGEIPWTGREGYGKNIRLQMGRCPVRHIFGEALAVLEKNQDKLGFMFDHIMPLTEAKEGYELFHNMKVQKVIFKP, encoded by the exons ATGGCCCTGCCCACTACCATGAAAGCCGTTGTCTTCGACGGCCCGTTCCAAATATCGGTGCAGGACCGTCCTGTGCCGAAGA TCCAGGATGACCAGGACGTCATTGTCAAAGTCCAAGCCACCGCCTTGTGCGGCTC AGAACTGCATGTTTTCCGAGGCCATGAAACGACGACCAATGGCTTTATAATGGGTCATGAGTTCACGGGTGAGGTAGTTGAAGTAGGGTCGAGCGTGACCAGCGTCCGCGTAGGCGACAGAGTGGTGTCGCCCTTCACCGTGTCGTG TGGAAAATGCTTTTACTGCGAGAGCGGGTTCACCGCTCGATGCGAAAAGAGCCTCTTGTTCGGCTCACGCTTCCTagatggcggccaggccgagtACGTGAGGGTGCCGCTGGCGGACGGGACGATCTTCAAGGCGCCGGATACCATATCCGACCAGGCTTTGCTGCTCATGGCGGACATATTCCCCACTGGGTATTTCGGTGTCAAGAGCGCGCTCACGCTGTCACCTACAATTGACGTCGAGAAGTCAACCATGGTCGTCGTGGGTTGCGGCCCGGTCGGCTTGTGTGCCGTCCTCTGCGCACTCCAACGACGCCCGCGACACCTTTTTGCGGTTGACAGCGTCGCAAGCCGGCTCGAGGTAGCTCGGAAGCTGGGTGCAGTGCCGCTGAACTTCATAGACGGCGATGACATGCGTCAGAAAGTCATGGATGCCACTGAGGGCCGCGGGGCCGACATGATTATCGAGGCTGTCGGCCACTCCCCAGCCCTGCGGACTGCGTTTGACTTGGCTCGTACCTTTGGGGCAatcagcagcatcggcgTCCACAATGGCGAG ATTCCTTGGACCGGGCGAGAGGGTTATGG CAAAAACATCCGCCTGCAGATGGGTCGATGCCCCGTTCGGCACATTTTCGGCGAAGCTCTAGCTGTGCTGGAGAAGAACCAAGACAAGCTTGG CTTCATGTTTGATCACATCATGCCCCTgaccgaggccaaggagggctATGAATTGTTTCATAACATGAAAGTGCAGAAGGTTATTTTCAAGCCATGA